The Coffea arabica cultivar ET-39 chromosome 3c, Coffea Arabica ET-39 HiFi, whole genome shotgun sequence genome contains a region encoding:
- the LOC140037882 gene encoding E3 ubiquitin protein ligase DRIP2-like: MSFKTRHATIERLLACGICQKLVRDCTTIDECCHTFCKKCITGKITEENLRNCPECNIDLGGAPLQRLKHDYRWQSIRNKYVSIKKLAKPKVEDVAREAKNHVDNPPVNQVASELPIVDRKGKGKVYQLPNESVETETEPDVELLSTRRKEKSVSSLVGQIETSNTIAPPTYQKRKYTRKNPILSWGASLSSMSSTQEDENHSQISSNLNPFAASEPLKKQVAYNSQEHGGEPSKEMNDLLKSLDGSVEVVTKSRRRRSSAKKAVASEIKIGESHGIGSASLAASPKKYRKGCPRKQDKNGLAEDLNIPTQIVVDSSSVCGRKNQVWFQLVGCKKQESCGILPSMPPQYLRVQDVNMPARFIKKYLVVKLGLQSEDEKKVEISMRGQHIHPEMRLHQLVEMWIKTLRKPERKKAVTVGSSGKDFVMVFIYSLQL; encoded by the exons ATGAGTTTCAAAACTCGGCATGCAACCATTGAAAGGCTTTTGGCTTGTGGGATTTGCCAAAAACTTGTTAGGGATTGCACTACAATTGACGAGTGTTGCCATACTT TTTGCAAGAAGTGCATAACCGGAAAGATCACTGAAGAAAACTTGCGCAACTGTCCAGAGTGCAACATAGATCTTGGTGGTGCTCCATTGCAGAGGCTCAA GCACGACTATCGTTGGCAAAGTATAAGAAACAAGTATGTCAGCATAAAAAAATTAGCGAAACCAAAAGTGGAGGATGTTGCTCGTGAAGCCAAGAACCATGTTGATAATCCTCCAGTGAACCAAGTGGCTTCAGAATTGCCTATTGTcgatagaaaaggaaaaggtaaagtttATCAATTGCCAAATGAATCAGTGGAAACTGAAACTGAGCCTGATGTTGAGCTATTGTCCACTAGAAGAAAGGAGAAATCCGTTTCTTCTTTAGTTGGTCAAATTGAAACTTCAAACACAATTGCTCCACCTACCTATCAAAAAAGGAAATACACTAGAAAAAACCCTATTCTTTCCTGGGGGGCTTCTCTATCTAGTATGAGTTCTACTCAAGAAGACGAAAATCATTCTCAAATCTCAAGTAATCTT AATCCTTTTGCTGCCTCTGAGCCCTTAAAGAAACAAGTGGCATATAATAGCCAAGAGCATGGAGGGGAACCCTCGAAAGAAATGAATGACTTGCTGAAATCCCTAGATGGCTCAGTTGAAGTCGTAACAAAATCCAGACGTAGGAGGTCTTCTGCCAAAAAAGCTGTTGCATCTGAAATCAAAATAGGTGAATCACATGGCATAGGATCAGCTTCTCTAGCTGCTAGTccaaaaaaatatagaaaaggatgcccaagaaaacaagacaaaaatGGTCTCGCTGAGGATCTGAATATTCCCACCCAAATTGTGGTTGATTCTTCGAGTGTTTGTGGAAGAAAGAACCAAGTTTGGTTCCAACTTGTTGGCTGTAAGAAGCA GGAAAGTTGTGGCATTTTACCTTCAATGCCTCCTCAATATCTAAGGGTTCA GGATGTCAACATGCCTGCTAGATTCATCAAGAAATACCTGGTGGTGAAGCTGGGCCTTCAAAGTGAAGATGAGAAAAAG GTGGAGATTAGTATGAGAGGTCAACATATTCATCCAGAAATGCGACTGCATCAACTTGTAGAAATGTGGATTAAGACATTAAGAAAACCAGAAAGGAAGAAAGCTGTAACAGTGGGTAGCTCAGGCAAagattttgtaatggttttcATATATAGTTTGCAGTTGTAG